Within Schaalia sp. HMT-172, the genomic segment AACGTGGCTGAGGGTACCCTTGGGGCCCTTCACGGTCACGTTCTGGCCGTCGATCACGACGTCGACGCCGGCGGGGATAGCGATGGGGTTCTTACCAATTCGCGACATTGTTCAGCCTCCTCATCACCAGATGTAGGCGAGGACTTCCCCACCCACACCCTTCTCGGCTGCCTGGCGGTCAGTGAGCAGGCCGGAGGACGTGGACAGGATCGCCACGCCGAGGCCGCCGCGGACCTTGGGCAGGTTGGTGGACTTGGCATACACGCGCAGACCGGGCTTGGACACGCGCTTGAGCCCCTGGATCGCAGCCTCACGGTGCGAGCCGTACTTCAGGTTGATCGTCAGGGTCTTGCCCACGCGGGCATCCTCGACGGAGGTCGAGGCAATGTAGCCTTCCTCGACCAGGATGTTCGCAATCGCGTTCTTGAGCTTCGAGTACGGCATGGAGACCGCATCGTGGTGCGCACGATTCGCGTTGCGCAGACGCGTCAGCATATCTGCAATCGGGTCTGTCATTGTCATGGGGGTTTATTCCCCTTCCTCGTCGCGGTTTCTCCGGTTAGCCGGGACCTGCGACGTTCGTTTTACCAGCTGCTCTTGGTGACACCGGGGAGTTCGCCACGGTGGGCGAGCTCGCGCAGGCACACGCGGCACAGTCCG encodes:
- the rpsH gene encoding 30S ribosomal protein S8; its protein translation is MTMTDPIADMLTRLRNANRAHHDAVSMPYSKLKNAIANILVEEGYIASTSVEDARVGKTLTINLKYGSHREAAIQGLKRVSKPGLRVYAKSTNLPKVRGGLGVAILSTSSGLLTDRQAAEKGVGGEVLAYIW